The Psychrobacter sp. P11G3 genomic interval CTTGCCCCTTTTAGTTAGCCCTTTGGCTAGTTCTCGATAATAGCTAGCTATGTAATCCATGTGTCTGTTTGGAAAACCTGCAAACAATTATGTTTGATACATATCATCGACAGAGCGTAGCATTTTGGCTCTTGATAGTTATCGACAACTGTTTCATATTAGTAGCCATTCTTGTCATTTATTTATCGTTTAATTACTAGACCGTTAATACTGGTACTTAAGAGACGTAGAACCGAGCATTTATGGATTAACAAATCATTCAATATATTTATAAGACAGTGAGTGGCAAGACGAAAAATAATTATAGTTAGTTTATTCACTTACGTACTTTTCGCATTTTTTATTCAGCGCTTTAAAGGAGATAGTCATGGCAATTGGCTTGTTTATTTTGGCAGTCATCATTCAGTTAGCCGTGGTCTTGGCCATCTTTTTGTTGTCCTTATCACGGGTCACCGGTAGCATCGTCGCCCTAATTACGGTTATCGTTACCGCAATTATCAGCCCATGGTCGCTCATTTTGGGTATACCAATGGCACTATTGTGCTTGGTCTTACTCGTTGCACCGCTTCGCCAATCGTTAATCACTAAGCCTGTATATAAAGCGCTAGGCGGTGCGATGCCGAGTATGAGTGATACAGAGCGTGAAGCGCTTGATGCGGGTACGAGTTGGTGGGAAAAAGAGCTGTTTATGGGTGCGCCAAACTGGGATACCTTTGCCAATTATCCTTATCCGCAGCTTTCAGAAGAAGAGCAGAGTTTCATCGATAATGAAGTAGAAACCTTATGCGCCATGCTTGATGAATGGCAAATTCAGCATAAAGATAAAGATTTATCACCTGAAGCATGGCAATTTATCAAAAGTAATGGCTTCTTAGGTTTAATCATTCCAAAAGAATTTGGCGGCTTAGAATTTAGCTCTTATGCGCAAAGCCGTGTAATGAGCAAGATTGCATCGCGCTCGCCGACTGCCGCTGTGACCTGTATGGTTCCCAACTCGCTCGGCCCTGGTGAGCTATTGATGCATTATGGTACAGACGAGCAAAAGCAGCGCTGGTTGCCAGGTCTTGCGAAAGGTGATGAAGTGCCTTGCTTTGGTTTGACTGGCCCTGAAGCTGGCTCTGATGCAGGTGCGATTCCTGATACAGGTGTAGTCTGCTACGGTATGCACGAAGGCGAACAAGTGCTTGGCTTACGCATGAACTTCTCTAAGCGCTGGATTACCCTAGCACCTGTCGCTACTGTCGTTGGTTTAGCATTTAAAATGCATGATCCAGAAGGTCTGCTTGGCAATCCTGAAAAAACCGATTATGGCATTACTTGTGCCCTTGTTCCAGCTAACCACGAAGGTGTCATAACAGGGCCACGTCATAATCCAATCGGCTCACCGTTTATGAATGGTACGGTCGATGGCAAAGACGTCTTTATCCCATTAGATTACATCATCGGTGGCGTCGAGAACGCTGGTCGCGGCTGGCGTATGCTTATGGAATGCTTGGGCGTTGGTCGAGGTATTTCTCTGCCCGCTCTGTCGACATCAGCCAGTGAAATGACCTATCTATCTGTCGGCGCGTTCGCGAAAGTTCGCGAACAGTTCAAGATATCAGTAGGTAAATTTGAAGGTGTACAAGACGCTACTAGCCGTATGGCGAGTAACACTTATATGTTAGAAGCGTTCCGACATTTGGTCACTTGCGGATTAAACCAAGGTGGCACGCCATCAGTCATGACTGCCATGGCAAAATACTATGCGACTGAAACCATGCGTAGCGTCGTCAACGACGGTATGGATGTGGTCGGTGGTCGTGCTGTACAGATGGGTCCGCGTAACTTCTTAGCAACACCTTATCAGGCGATTCCTGTATCTATCACGGTCGAAGGCGCTAACATTTTGACCCGCTCACTCATGATCTTTGGTCAAGGTGCGATGCGTTGTCATCCTTACTTGTTCGATGAGCTTCAGTTACTACAAAGCGAAGACAAAGCGGCTGCTACTGAAAAGTTTGATACCCTTTTCTTTAAGCATTTAGGCTACACGTTTAACCGTGGCGCCAAAGCCTTTGTCGCAGGTTACATCGGTGGTAGCGATAAGGCCCCGAGTTTCGCAGATGCTTTTACTCGTCCCTATTACAAACATATCAATCGTCTCAGTGCGAGCTTTGCCCTAACTGCTGACATGGCATTAGGATTACTAGCAGGAGACTTAAAACGTAAAGAGATGCTCTCTGGTCGTTTAGCAGATATCCATAGTCATCTATTTATTGCGACTGCTATTTTGCAGTTCTATGAGCATGGTAGTAAGTCAGAGTCTGAGCGATTGCATGCCGAAGTTGCGCTACAAAACAGCTTGTATACGATTCAAGAAGCCTTTGTGTCATTCTTTGCCAACTTCCCGAATCGTATGGCAGCCAATGTGGTCAGCTTTGTGACTTTCCCAAGTGGACGTATCTTTACCCCAGCAAGCGATGAGCTAAAACGCCAATTGGGTGATACTTTCATGGATGACTTTGCAGCCAACCCATTCCGCGATTATCTTAAAACCATGGTTTATTACAATACCGATGCAGACGATGTAACTGGTCGTATGGAGCATGCTTATCAGACGTTGGTCGAAATCGAACCATTGTGGCAGAAGTTTAAAAAAGCAGAGCATCAAGACAGCTTTGAAGGTCTAACCTTTGAAGACCATGTGGTACACGCCAGTCAAAATGGCGGCATTACCGAAGAAGAAGCAGAAGTGCTGATTCAATATAACGCCATGCGTTTTGATTCATTATTGACCGATACGTTTGACGAGCATCTATCGGAAGCGCTAGAACGTGACAATCCGCATGCCCTCGAAAATGCAGTTCATCAACTGACTGATTACGCACAGCTAAAAAGACAAGCTCAGAGTAAAAACGGTATCGCTGTGGATACCGATGCATCTGTCGTCGATGAGCTAGCCACTAACGAACCAGCTGTTAATGATCTAGACAGTCCTGCAAATACAGACAACCATACTGGCGATGCCAATCCTAATCATGGTTACGAAAGTAATGGCGATGTAGAGTTAGTCAGTGAGCAAGATACTATTAAAGAAGTACATTCGCAGACAGATTTTGAAGAGTCAGAGCCTGAGATAGAGGCACTCGATCATCGCCATCGTGATGCTGAGTCACATCTTAACGAGCGTATGGGCAATAATCACAATCGTCATATTGCACCACCTGACGAGATCAATGCTGAAGCAAGTGATAATGATATCAAGCCCTTAGAACGCCAATCACCTTTATCACGCGAAGAAGACGATAAGGCTTAATAGTCTATTCTGTTTTTAATATTGCTATTAGAAACTGAGTATTATTAGATTTTATAGTAAAACTTTCACGTTTTATTAGCCAGACTATCTATAAACGATAGTCTGGCTTTTTTAGGTCTATTGGAAATTCTAAGCTTAACTAATCATATGAGTCTTATTCTTTTCTTTGCATTTCGATAATTTGAAATCAATGGTTCAATATCAATAGTTTGACATATTCGCTTACCCTAAAAACTCTTTCATGAATATTTTGTTTCATATGGGAAACAAACCGTTTAGAATAAATATTGACTATATTATGGGCACATAGTTGTAACGAGGAATGTACATTTAGAATAAAATCAGAAAAAAATCTTGCAGTGCCCTTAGCTATTCTTTTATATTGTCCACGAAAATGTGACATCGAGCGACAATCACGGGAACTTAATAGTCATAACAAGCTTTGTAGTAAGGCTGATAAGTACAATCATGTTGGCTAATGAACACTTACTATAAAGCTGTTATGCACACAAAGGATATGAATTATGTGGAAGAATTTGGGACTGACGGGCAAGATCATTGTTGCCATGGTGCTCGGTATTGGACTGGGCCTATTTCTAAACTACTCAGGATTGAACGGCGAAGGTGGCTTTGTTAATACTTATATCACCAATGGCTTCCTTGCCATTGTTGGTAAACTATTTGTCAACTCGCTAAAAATGTTGGTCGTACCTTTGGTGCTTATCTCACTGATTTGCGGTGTATGCGGTATCGGTGATATTCGCCTACTTGGACGTATTGGTACTAAAACGTTCATTATTTATATGATAACCACTGCACTCGCTATTGCGACTGCAATTGGTCTTGGCTCGTTATTCGGTATCGGTAAAGGCATGAATATCGGAACGGAAGCCGAGTTTGAAGCAGCGT includes:
- a CDS encoding acyl-CoA dehydrogenase codes for the protein MAIGLFILAVIIQLAVVLAIFLLSLSRVTGSIVALITVIVTAIISPWSLILGIPMALLCLVLLVAPLRQSLITKPVYKALGGAMPSMSDTEREALDAGTSWWEKELFMGAPNWDTFANYPYPQLSEEEQSFIDNEVETLCAMLDEWQIQHKDKDLSPEAWQFIKSNGFLGLIIPKEFGGLEFSSYAQSRVMSKIASRSPTAAVTCMVPNSLGPGELLMHYGTDEQKQRWLPGLAKGDEVPCFGLTGPEAGSDAGAIPDTGVVCYGMHEGEQVLGLRMNFSKRWITLAPVATVVGLAFKMHDPEGLLGNPEKTDYGITCALVPANHEGVITGPRHNPIGSPFMNGTVDGKDVFIPLDYIIGGVENAGRGWRMLMECLGVGRGISLPALSTSASEMTYLSVGAFAKVREQFKISVGKFEGVQDATSRMASNTYMLEAFRHLVTCGLNQGGTPSVMTAMAKYYATETMRSVVNDGMDVVGGRAVQMGPRNFLATPYQAIPVSITVEGANILTRSLMIFGQGAMRCHPYLFDELQLLQSEDKAAATEKFDTLFFKHLGYTFNRGAKAFVAGYIGGSDKAPSFADAFTRPYYKHINRLSASFALTADMALGLLAGDLKRKEMLSGRLADIHSHLFIATAILQFYEHGSKSESERLHAEVALQNSLYTIQEAFVSFFANFPNRMAANVVSFVTFPSGRIFTPASDELKRQLGDTFMDDFAANPFRDYLKTMVYYNTDADDVTGRMEHAYQTLVEIEPLWQKFKKAEHQDSFEGLTFEDHVVHASQNGGITEEEAEVLIQYNAMRFDSLLTDTFDEHLSEALERDNPHALENAVHQLTDYAQLKRQAQSKNGIAVDTDASVVDELATNEPAVNDLDSPANTDNHTGDANPNHGYESNGDVELVSEQDTIKEVHSQTDFEESEPEIEALDHRHRDAESHLNERMGNNHNRHIAPPDEINAEASDNDIKPLERQSPLSREEDDKA